A part of Prevotella melaninogenica genomic DNA contains:
- a CDS encoding sigma-70 family RNA polymerase sigma factor: protein MRQLKITKSITNRESASLDKYLQEIGHEEMISIEEEVELAQKIRNGDRKALERLTKANLRFVVSVAKQYQNQGLSLPDLINEGNLGLIKAAEKFDETRGFKFISYAVWWIRQSILQAIAEQSRIIRLPLNQVSSVNKINKVLSQFEQENERRPSVDEIAQNTDIPEEKIIDAMKVSSRHVSVDAPFYDDEQSSLLDVIPNDNTPSTDKELVEESLREEIGRALQILEDREKMVIEAYFGINQREMTLEEIGSKYNLTRERVRQIKEKAIRRLRQQTNSKVLKAYLGQ from the coding sequence ATGAGACAATTGAAAATCACAAAATCGATTACGAATCGAGAGAGTGCTTCTCTTGACAAGTATCTGCAGGAAATCGGTCACGAAGAAATGATTAGTATCGAGGAAGAAGTTGAACTTGCTCAAAAAATCAGGAATGGTGATCGAAAAGCTTTAGAACGTCTAACCAAAGCGAACCTGCGCTTCGTTGTCTCTGTTGCAAAGCAATATCAAAATCAGGGACTCTCCCTGCCCGACCTTATCAACGAAGGTAATCTTGGACTCATCAAGGCCGCAGAGAAGTTTGACGAAACCCGTGGCTTCAAGTTTATCTCATACGCTGTATGGTGGATAAGACAAAGCATCTTACAAGCCATAGCTGAACAAAGTAGAATCATTAGGCTACCACTAAATCAAGTTAGCTCTGTCAATAAAATCAATAAGGTTTTGAGCCAATTTGAACAAGAAAACGAACGTCGCCCAAGTGTTGATGAGATTGCACAAAATACTGACATTCCAGAAGAAAAGATTATTGATGCAATGAAAGTTAGTTCACGTCATGTTTCAGTAGACGCACCATTTTATGACGATGAGCAAAGTAGTTTGTTGGACGTCATTCCTAATGATAACACACCATCCACCGATAAAGAGTTGGTTGAGGAGAGTCTACGAGAAGAGATAGGAAGAGCCTTACAAATTCTGGAAGATAGAGAGAAGATGGTCATAGAGGCATACTTCGGAATAAATCAGCGTGAAATGACGTTGGAAGAGATTGGGAGTAAATACAATCTGACTCGCGAACGGGTAAGACAGATTAAAGAAAAAGCAATACGTCGCCTACGCCAACAAACCAATAGTAAGGTTTTGAAGGCTTATTTAGGACAATAA
- a CDS encoding NCS2 family permease: protein MTFLEKALGFDSKSMKLRTEIIAGATTFLTMSYILAVNPAILTSTGMDKGALFTGTALAAAIATLLLAFMAKLPFAQAPSMGLNAFFAYTLCVSLQFTWQQALAIMLIEGILFIIITFFNVREMILNAIPTNLRYAISAGIGMFIAFIGLKNADIIVDNQATLVGLGAFTPTCILGIIAILLSGALMARNVKGSLFWGIIITTIIGIPMGVTVFPDSWIPVSAPQDITPIFCKFDFSGLMNLKTVLVVFSLLLINIFDTIGTLMGLADKTGIVEPNGNIPHVKEAMMSDAIGTTCGAMLGSSTLTTYVESASGIAEGGRSGVTAFTVGIFFIISLLLSPIFLLIPSAATSGALVMVGVLMIDSVKKINLQDITESFPAFITMITMVLCYSIADGICLGILAYVFMKTFTRQWKDLNWTLVVLAVLFILNFVKS from the coding sequence ATGACTTTCTTAGAAAAAGCCCTCGGATTTGACTCCAAATCCATGAAGCTCCGCACTGAGATTATTGCTGGAGCAACAACATTCTTAACGATGAGCTACATATTAGCTGTCAATCCAGCTATTCTTACCTCTACGGGTATGGACAAGGGAGCACTCTTCACCGGTACAGCTCTTGCTGCTGCTATTGCCACATTACTATTGGCATTTATGGCGAAGCTTCCTTTTGCTCAAGCTCCTTCTATGGGTCTTAATGCTTTCTTTGCTTATACGCTCTGCGTGTCTTTACAATTCACATGGCAGCAAGCACTTGCTATCATGCTTATTGAGGGTATTCTCTTTATCATTATTACATTCTTCAATGTGCGGGAGATGATTCTCAATGCTATCCCAACAAATCTACGCTATGCCATATCGGCAGGTATCGGTATGTTTATTGCTTTTATTGGTCTGAAGAATGCTGATATTATTGTTGACAACCAAGCAACTCTCGTTGGACTCGGAGCTTTTACTCCCACCTGTATTCTCGGTATTATTGCTATTCTGCTTAGTGGTGCTCTCATGGCAAGGAACGTAAAAGGCTCTCTATTCTGGGGTATTATCATCACAACCATCATTGGTATCCCAATGGGAGTTACTGTGTTTCCAGACAGTTGGATACCTGTCTCTGCGCCACAAGATATCACTCCTATCTTCTGCAAGTTCGACTTCTCTGGATTGATGAACCTGAAGACTGTATTAGTCGTATTCTCTCTTCTGTTAATTAATATCTTTGATACTATTGGTACATTAATGGGCTTAGCAGATAAGACTGGTATTGTAGAACCAAATGGTAATATTCCTCATGTTAAAGAAGCCATGATGAGTGATGCAATTGGTACAACTTGCGGTGCAATGTTAGGAAGTTCAACCCTTACAACATACGTTGAAAGTGCCAGTGGTATTGCAGAAGGTGGTCGCTCAGGTGTAACAGCTTTTACCGTTGGTATATTCTTCATCATCTCGCTCCTCCTCTCTCCTATCTTCCTACTTATCCCAAGTGCTGCAACAAGCGGTGCGTTGGTAATGGTTGGTGTACTGATGATCGACTCTGTAAAGAAAATCAATCTCCAAGATATAACAGAATCATTCCCAGCTTTCATCACAATGATAACAATGGTACTTTGTTATTCTATTGCTGATGGTATCTGCCTGGGAATCCTCGCTTATGTATTCATGAAGACTTTCACACGTCAGTGGAAAGATTTGAATTGGACACTTGTAGTGTTGGCAGTCCTCTTTATCTTGAATTTTGTAAAAAGCTAA
- a CDS encoding trypsin-like peptidase domain-containing protein, whose translation MKNLSKYLVGAACVTALAFSTGAFIKVYAAEAPIVTPGQPVDLTYAAAKALPAVVHIKYVQNSKTQTIDVQDDPFGGFFDPFGFFGNPNQGNGSRRQQVQTPKKEATGSGVIISPDGYIVTNNHVVDGADELTVTLNDNREFSARIVGTDKQTDLALLKVNATNLPTLPIGDSDKLKVGEWVIAVGNPYNLNNTVTAGIVSAKSRGLGATRNGIESFIQTDAAINQGNSGGALVNTQGELVGINAMLYSQTGAYSGYGFAIPTSIMNKVVNDIKKYGNVQRVMLGIQGGDVLNYINAQKEEGKNVDLGTNAGVYVSEVSEDGNGAALGLTKGDVITKFDGQEVTRMSELQQALNSKRPGDKATVTYIHNKKEVSKTITLKNAQGTTKVIEQADIDVLGGQFRPVQDALKKQLNINYGLEVLKVNNGALKAAGVNRGFIIQNVNENMVKSIDDLQNIVKKASTSKDPVLYVQGIYPTGKKGYFAIPLTD comes from the coding sequence ATGAAGAATTTATCAAAGTATTTGGTAGGCGCAGCATGTGTTACTGCTCTCGCCTTTTCTACTGGTGCTTTCATCAAAGTGTATGCTGCAGAAGCACCTATTGTAACTCCTGGTCAGCCAGTTGACCTCACATACGCAGCAGCGAAAGCCCTTCCTGCTGTTGTTCATATCAAATATGTACAAAATTCTAAGACACAGACCATAGATGTACAGGATGATCCTTTTGGAGGCTTCTTTGACCCATTTGGTTTCTTTGGAAATCCTAACCAAGGTAATGGTTCACGTCGCCAGCAAGTTCAGACTCCTAAGAAGGAGGCTACTGGTAGTGGTGTTATCATCTCACCCGATGGCTATATCGTAACAAACAATCACGTTGTTGATGGAGCTGACGAACTTACAGTCACACTGAATGACAACCGAGAGTTTTCTGCACGTATCGTTGGAACAGACAAACAGACTGACCTTGCACTGCTAAAGGTGAATGCAACAAACCTCCCCACTCTACCAATTGGCGACTCAGACAAGTTGAAGGTAGGCGAATGGGTAATTGCTGTAGGTAACCCATACAACCTCAATAATACCGTAACAGCTGGTATCGTAAGTGCTAAGTCACGTGGCTTAGGTGCTACACGCAACGGCATTGAGAGCTTTATCCAGACGGATGCTGCCATCAATCAAGGTAACTCTGGTGGTGCATTGGTGAACACACAGGGTGAGTTGGTTGGTATCAATGCGATGCTCTACTCACAGACTGGCGCATATAGTGGCTATGGTTTTGCCATCCCAACATCCATTATGAATAAGGTTGTTAATGACATTAAGAAGTATGGAAATGTACAACGTGTAATGCTTGGTATCCAGGGTGGTGATGTATTGAACTACATCAACGCACAGAAAGAAGAGGGCAAGAACGTTGACCTCGGTACAAATGCAGGTGTTTATGTAAGCGAAGTATCTGAGGATGGCAATGGTGCAGCCTTAGGTTTGACAAAGGGTGATGTTATCACTAAGTTTGACGGACAGGAAGTAACACGTATGTCTGAGCTCCAGCAAGCACTTAACAGCAAGCGTCCTGGCGACAAGGCAACAGTGACCTATATCCATAACAAGAAGGAAGTTTCAAAGACTATAACGCTGAAGAATGCACAAGGAACAACCAAAGTAATTGAACAGGCTGATATTGACGTTCTTGGTGGTCAGTTCCGTCCAGTACAGGATGCCCTTAAGAAGCAGTTGAATATCAACTATGGTCTTGAAGTACTGAAGGTTAATAATGGTGCTTTAAAGGCTGCAGGAGTCAACCGTGGTTTTATCATTCAGAATGTAAATGAAAACATGGTGAAGAGCATTGACGATCTGCAGAATATCGTTAAGAAAGCATCAACCAGTAAGGATCCAGTTCTCTACGTTCAGGGTATTTACCCAACTGGCAAGAAGGGTTACTTCGCTATTCCTCTTACTGACTAA
- a CDS encoding bifunctional metallophosphatase/5'-nucleotidase, whose protein sequence is MKLSTIVLSIMLGLSSSTMAQQKEITIKLVETSDVHGSFFPYDFITRKPKSGSMARVYTLVEELRKRNGKDNIYLMDNGDILQGQPISYYYNYVVPEKTNIAASILNYMGYDVATVGNHDIETGHEVYDKWFKELKFPILGANIIDTKTNKPYILPYYTIKKKNGIKVCVIGMLTPAIPNWLKESIWSGLRFEEMVSCAKRTMAEVKMREKPDVIVGLFHSGWDGGIKTPEYDEDASQKVAKEVPGFDVVFFGHDHTPHSSIEKNTVGKDVICLDPANNAQRVAIATLTLRPKTVKGKRQYTVTKAMGELVDVKEIKANEAFIQHFQTEIDAVKAWGDQVIGKFENTIYTKDSYFGNSAFNDLILNLELKITKADIAFNAPLLFNSSIKAGPITVADMFNLYKYENNLCTMRLTGKEIRKHLEMSYDLWCNTMKSPEDHLLLLSNTQNDAQRLGFKNFSFNFDSAAGIDYEVDVTKPDGEKVHILRMSNGEPFDEDKWYTVAVNSYRANGGGELLTKGAGIPRDALKSRIIWESPKDQRHYLMEEIKKAGVMNPLPNHNWKFVPEAWTIPAAARDRKLLFGE, encoded by the coding sequence ATGAAACTTTCAACAATAGTACTTTCCATTATGTTAGGACTCAGTTCTTCAACTATGGCGCAACAGAAAGAGATTACGATCAAACTTGTAGAAACATCTGATGTACATGGTTCTTTCTTTCCATACGATTTCATCACTCGAAAGCCTAAAAGCGGTTCTATGGCAAGAGTCTACACACTCGTAGAAGAACTTCGAAAGAGGAATGGAAAAGATAACATTTATCTGATGGACAACGGTGATATCCTACAAGGTCAGCCTATTTCTTACTATTATAATTATGTAGTTCCAGAGAAAACAAATATCGCTGCAAGTATCCTTAACTATATGGGATACGATGTGGCAACTGTTGGAAACCACGATATTGAAACAGGACACGAGGTATATGACAAATGGTTTAAGGAACTGAAATTCCCTATCCTTGGTGCAAACATTATTGATACAAAGACAAACAAACCTTATATCTTACCTTATTATACCATCAAGAAAAAGAATGGTATTAAGGTTTGTGTCATAGGTATGCTTACTCCAGCAATACCAAACTGGCTGAAAGAGAGTATATGGAGTGGTCTGCGCTTTGAGGAAATGGTGTCTTGTGCCAAAAGAACAATGGCAGAAGTGAAGATGAGAGAGAAGCCTGATGTCATTGTTGGATTGTTCCATTCAGGCTGGGATGGGGGTATAAAAACACCAGAATATGATGAAGATGCGTCTCAGAAGGTTGCAAAGGAAGTACCAGGTTTTGATGTTGTCTTCTTCGGTCATGACCACACGCCACACAGTTCTATTGAAAAGAATACTGTTGGTAAAGACGTTATCTGTCTCGATCCTGCCAACAATGCACAACGAGTAGCAATAGCAACATTAACGCTTAGACCTAAGACTGTCAAAGGGAAGCGTCAATATACAGTGACGAAAGCAATGGGAGAACTTGTTGATGTAAAGGAAATCAAGGCTAACGAAGCTTTCATACAGCATTTCCAAACAGAGATTGATGCCGTAAAAGCGTGGGGTGATCAGGTAATTGGAAAGTTTGAAAATACAATTTATACAAAGGATAGTTACTTCGGTAACTCTGCTTTCAACGACCTTATTCTCAATTTGGAACTGAAGATTACGAAGGCTGACATTGCTTTTAATGCACCTTTGTTATTCAACTCATCTATAAAAGCGGGACCAATTACTGTAGCAGATATGTTCAATCTCTATAAGTATGAGAACAATCTTTGTACCATGCGTCTCACTGGTAAGGAGATTCGTAAGCATCTTGAGATGAGTTATGACCTATGGTGCAACACGATGAAGAGCCCTGAAGACCATCTGCTTTTACTTTCAAATACACAGAATGATGCACAACGTCTCGGCTTTAAGAACTTCTCTTTCAACTTCGATTCAGCGGCAGGTATCGATTATGAAGTAGACGTAACCAAACCTGATGGAGAGAAGGTACATATTCTCCGCATGAGTAATGGTGAACCATTTGATGAGGATAAGTGGTACACCGTAGCTGTGAATAGTTATCGTGCTAATGGTGGAGGAGAGCTCTTAACCAAGGGAGCAGGCATCCCACGTGATGCCTTGAAGAGTAGAATCATCTGGGAAAGTCCAAAGGATCAACGCCATTATCTCATGGAAGAGATAAAAAAAGCTGGGGTAATGAACCCACTGCCAAACCATAATTGGAAGTTCGTTCCAGAAGCATGGACTATTCCTGCTGCTGCACGTGACCGCAAACTCCTTTTTGGAGAATAA
- a CDS encoding PqqD family protein: MKVKNGFNLREVCGEHIIVAEGDENIDFSNIISMNESSAYLWEEVQKMVSFTVDNLVELICDQYEIDADTARKDATTLAAQWGTAGIIEGDDIPEDNSVTEKEVITDASSNIETETMPKEEKPKKKCFFKRLFG, translated from the coding sequence ATGAAAGTAAAGAATGGCTTTAACCTCCGTGAAGTATGCGGAGAACATATCATCGTTGCAGAAGGAGATGAGAATATCGACTTCAGCAATATCATATCTATGAACGAAAGTTCTGCATACTTGTGGGAAGAGGTGCAGAAGATGGTTTCCTTTACAGTAGACAATCTCGTAGAGTTAATCTGCGACCAATATGAAATCGATGCAGATACAGCTCGTAAGGATGCTACAACCCTTGCTGCGCAATGGGGTACTGCAGGTATCATTGAAGGCGATGATATACCAGAAGATAACTCTGTTACAGAAAAAGAAGTTATCACAGACGCATCAAGCAACATAGAAACAGAGACTATGCCCAAAGAAGAAAAGCCAAAGAAGAAATGTTTCTTTAAGCGTCTCTTTGGATAA
- a CDS encoding NADP-specific glutamate dehydrogenase — MKATEVVERLKQRFPNEPEYIQAVSQVLETIEDEYNRHPDFDQANLIERLCIPDRIIKFRVNWVDDKGNVQTNMGFRVQHNNSIGPYKGGLRFHASVNDSILKFLAFEQTFKNALTTLPMGGAKGGSDFSPRGKSNAEVMRFCQAFMRELWNYIGPDCDVPAGDIGVGGREVGYMFGQYKKLTNQFVGILTGKGQEFGGSLIRPEATGYGNVYFLQNMLKTRNIDIKGKTVLVSGSGNVAQYTIEKLLELGAKPLTCSDSDGYIYDPDGIDEEKLAYIMELKNIERGRIREYAEKYNVKYVAGGRPWSEKADIATPCATQNEINGEAAAELVKNGVIAVTEGANMPSTPEAVKIFQDAKVLYCPGKASNAGGVAVSGLEMSQNSGRLKWSRVEVDERLHQIMDDIHSNCVKYGTEADGYINYVKGANVAGFIKVAKAMMAQGII, encoded by the coding sequence ATGAAAGCAACAGAAGTCGTAGAGAGATTAAAGCAGCGTTTTCCAAATGAGCCAGAGTATATCCAGGCAGTTTCACAAGTATTAGAGACTATTGAAGATGAGTATAACCGACACCCTGATTTTGACCAGGCTAACCTCATTGAGCGACTCTGCATACCAGACAGAATCATCAAGTTCCGTGTAAACTGGGTTGATGACAAGGGAAATGTACAAACCAATATGGGTTTCCGTGTACAACATAACAATAGCATTGGTCCTTACAAAGGGGGACTTCGTTTCCATGCATCAGTAAACGACTCTATCTTAAAGTTCCTTGCCTTTGAGCAAACATTTAAGAACGCTCTCACAACACTGCCTATGGGTGGTGCTAAAGGTGGGTCAGACTTCTCCCCTCGAGGCAAATCAAATGCGGAGGTGATGCGTTTCTGTCAGGCTTTCATGAGAGAGTTGTGGAACTATATCGGTCCAGACTGCGATGTTCCTGCTGGTGACATCGGTGTTGGTGGACGTGAAGTCGGCTATATGTTTGGACAATATAAGAAATTGACCAACCAGTTTGTTGGTATCCTTACAGGTAAGGGACAAGAGTTTGGAGGTTCCCTCATCCGTCCTGAAGCAACAGGATATGGCAATGTCTACTTCCTGCAAAATATGCTCAAGACCCGTAACATTGATATTAAGGGCAAGACAGTACTTGTTTCAGGTTCTGGTAATGTAGCGCAATATACGATAGAGAAACTTCTTGAATTGGGTGCAAAGCCTCTGACTTGTTCTGATTCTGATGGTTACATATACGACCCAGATGGTATTGATGAGGAGAAACTCGCCTATATCATGGAACTCAAGAACATTGAGCGCGGACGTATTCGTGAGTATGCAGAGAAGTATAACGTGAAGTATGTAGCAGGAGGAAGACCTTGGTCTGAGAAAGCTGATATCGCAACTCCATGTGCAACACAGAATGAGATCAACGGAGAAGCTGCCGCAGAACTTGTAAAGAATGGTGTTATTGCTGTGACAGAAGGTGCTAACATGCCTTCTACTCCAGAAGCTGTAAAGATTTTCCAAGATGCAAAAGTTCTCTATTGTCCTGGTAAAGCGAGCAACGCTGGTGGTGTAGCAGTGTCAGGACTTGAGATGAGTCAGAACTCTGGACGACTAAAGTGGAGCCGTGTAGAAGTTGATGAGAGACTCCATCAGATAATGGATGATATTCATTCAAACTGCGTGAAGTATGGTACAGAGGCAGACGGATATATCAACTATGTAAAGGGTGCAAACGTTGCTGGCTTTATCAAGGTTGCTAAAGCAATGATGGCGCAAGGCATTATTTAA
- a CDS encoding S24/S26 family peptidase — translation MSKTILTTSEIQFANAEFLPEVVKMLNEGHTVTLRLRGYSMRPFLENDRDKALLVKPSTIKVGDPVLAEIAPRHFVLHRIDRIEGDNITLRGDGNLGVEYCKKENIVGAVIGFYRKGRTKMDLTDGRKWKLYSFLWTRLLPIRRYLLGVYRRIWIPIFGPI, via the coding sequence ATGTCAAAGACTATACTTACTACTTCTGAAATTCAGTTTGCTAATGCTGAGTTCTTGCCAGAAGTTGTCAAGATGTTGAATGAAGGTCATACTGTTACATTGCGCCTTCGAGGATATTCTATGCGTCCTTTTCTTGAGAACGACCGCGATAAGGCTTTGCTCGTAAAACCTTCAACCATTAAAGTTGGCGACCCTGTCTTAGCAGAGATAGCCCCACGACACTTTGTCTTACATCGTATTGACAGAATAGAAGGCGACAACATTACCTTACGAGGTGATGGCAACCTTGGCGTTGAATATTGCAAAAAAGAAAACATTGTTGGGGCAGTCATTGGCTTCTACCGCAAAGGACGGACAAAAATGGACTTGACTGATGGTCGGAAATGGAAACTGTATAGCTTCTTGTGGACTCGACTTCTCCCTATTCGAAGGTACTTATTAGGTGTTTACAGACGTATATGGATTCCTATCTTCGGTCCCATCTAA
- a CDS encoding DEAD/DEAH box helicase: MYFEDLDLNDKVLDALYDMRFDECTPVQEKCIPEILKGNDVLGVAQTGTGKTAAYLLPVLSKLADGGYPESAINCVIMSPTRELAQQIDQAMQGFAYYLNGVSCVAVYGGNDGNRYDQELKSLALGADVVIATPGRFISHISLGNVDLSKVSFFILDEADRMLDMGFADDIMTIAKKLPSTCQTIMFSATMPTKIEDLAKTLLKNPVEIKLAVSKPAEKIQQTAYVCYETQKMGIIKDIFKAGDLKRVIIFSGSKQKVKQIAASLNRMHINCGEMHSDLDQEQRNDVMFKFKSGQIDVLVATDIVSRGIDIDDIAMVINYDVPHDAEDYVHRIGRTARADRDGKAITFVNEDEIYFFQQIESFLEKEIEKAQLPAELGEGPEYKSNGKPKKGGNSAKSRRRKDRDHQSHKDKKQGNNKQRNRRPAPQTQNNTDENNANQQERKAGNKQNHRPQKQQDNNPAATEGKPVNKKNNRQNKGKQQERQPKAENEKRNDRKPADNKANAENTTNQQNKKPNNKRKKRNNRQRTPEEKSVRRSTKYDIREELPSTSKNESGLKALIKKPLKWLRGLGKK; this comes from the coding sequence ATGTATTTTGAAGATTTAGATTTAAACGATAAAGTACTTGACGCACTATATGATATGCGTTTTGATGAATGCACTCCAGTTCAGGAGAAGTGTATTCCCGAAATATTAAAAGGAAACGATGTCTTGGGAGTAGCCCAAACAGGAACAGGCAAGACTGCGGCTTACCTCCTTCCTGTTCTATCCAAATTGGCTGATGGCGGCTATCCAGAGTCAGCAATTAATTGTGTCATCATGTCGCCTACGCGCGAGTTAGCACAGCAGATTGACCAAGCTATGCAGGGATTTGCCTACTATCTTAATGGTGTATCTTGTGTTGCTGTCTATGGCGGAAATGATGGGAATAGATACGACCAGGAACTGAAGAGCCTTGCATTAGGAGCCGATGTAGTGATTGCAACACCAGGACGTTTCATCTCACATATCTCTCTTGGAAACGTAGACTTATCAAAGGTGAGTTTCTTTATTCTTGACGAGGCCGATCGTATGCTTGATATGGGATTCGCTGATGACATTATGACAATTGCAAAGAAGTTGCCTTCAACTTGTCAGACAATTATGTTCTCAGCTACAATGCCTACAAAGATTGAAGATCTTGCTAAGACGCTGCTAAAGAACCCTGTTGAAATTAAACTCGCTGTAAGTAAACCTGCTGAGAAGATTCAGCAGACAGCATATGTATGCTATGAGACACAGAAGATGGGTATCATAAAAGATATCTTCAAGGCTGGCGATCTCAAGCGTGTCATTATCTTCTCTGGTTCAAAACAGAAAGTAAAGCAGATTGCAGCATCGCTCAATCGTATGCATATTAACTGTGGTGAGATGCACTCTGACCTTGATCAGGAGCAGCGCAACGACGTTATGTTCAAGTTCAAGAGTGGTCAAATTGACGTATTGGTTGCTACTGACATCGTTTCACGCGGTATTGATATCGACGACATTGCAATGGTCATCAACTATGATGTGCCTCATGACGCAGAGGATTATGTACACCGTATTGGTCGTACAGCACGTGCTGATCGTGATGGAAAGGCGATTACCTTTGTAAATGAAGACGAAATTTATTTCTTCCAACAGATAGAATCGTTCTTAGAAAAGGAGATTGAGAAGGCACAACTACCTGCAGAACTTGGCGAAGGTCCTGAGTATAAGAGCAACGGAAAGCCTAAGAAGGGGGGCAATAGTGCAAAAAGCCGTCGCCGTAAGGACCGTGACCATCAGAGTCATAAGGACAAAAAGCAGGGGAACAACAAGCAGCGCAACAGACGTCCTGCACCTCAGACTCAGAACAACACTGACGAGAACAACGCGAACCAACAGGAGCGTAAGGCTGGAAACAAACAGAACCATAGACCTCAAAAGCAGCAAGATAACAATCCTGCAGCAACTGAGGGTAAACCAGTAAACAAGAAGAATAATCGTCAGAATAAGGGTAAGCAGCAGGAGCGTCAGCCAAAAGCTGAGAACGAGAAGCGCAATGATAGAAAACCTGCTGACAATAAAGCTAATGCTGAAAACACTACCAATCAGCAGAACAAGAAGCCTAACAATAAGCGCAAGAAGCGTAACAACCGCCAGCGTACACCAGAAGAGAAATCTGTAAGAAGAAGTACTAAGTATGATATTCGTGAGGAGTTGCCATCAACGTCCAAAAACGAATCTGGATTGAAGGCACTTATCAAAAAACCATTAAAGTGGCTTCGTGGACTCGGTAAGAAGTAA
- the nudC gene encoding NAD(+) diphosphatase: MKKYWFVFCKTDIMLEKVGEHYSIPLSEEAPISLHLWTHVLNVTPMEDGTEVKAVMVDQPITDNPQYEMCGLRPSFYRLSKEFYLKAGKCHELLYWDNNTKFCGVCGAPMKMHTDISKRCTNCGKEIWPQLATAVIVLVHRADEVLLVHARNFKTDFYGLVAGFVETGETLEEAVHREVEEETGIKVKNLRYFGSQPWPYPCGLMAGFNADYDGGSLHLQRSEISKGAWFTKDNLPTIPEPLSIARMILDDWINKTSI; the protein is encoded by the coding sequence ATGAAAAAATACTGGTTTGTTTTCTGCAAAACAGATATCATGCTTGAGAAAGTGGGTGAGCATTACTCTATTCCACTTTCTGAAGAGGCTCCTATATCACTACATCTATGGACACATGTACTGAATGTCACACCAATGGAGGATGGTACAGAGGTGAAAGCTGTTATGGTTGACCAGCCTATAACAGACAATCCACAATACGAAATGTGTGGTTTACGTCCTTCCTTTTATCGCCTTTCCAAGGAGTTTTATCTTAAAGCCGGCAAATGTCATGAGTTACTTTACTGGGATAACAACACCAAGTTTTGTGGCGTATGTGGCGCACCAATGAAGATGCACACCGATATATCAAAGCGTTGTACAAACTGTGGGAAAGAGATTTGGCCACAATTAGCAACAGCAGTTATCGTACTTGTGCATAGAGCAGATGAAGTTCTTCTCGTCCATGCTCGCAATTTTAAGACCGATTTCTATGGACTGGTAGCAGGCTTTGTTGAAACAGGTGAAACACTTGAAGAGGCTGTACATCGTGAGGTGGAAGAAGAAACAGGAATAAAAGTGAAGAACCTTCGCTATTTTGGTTCACAACCTTGGCCCTACCCTTGCGGGCTCATGGCAGGCTTCAATGCCGATTATGATGGTGGAAGCCTACACCTACAACGAAGCGAAATATCAAAAGGAGCTTGGTTCACAAAGGACAATCTCCCAACAATTCCTGAACCATTATCAATAGCACGAATGATTCTTGATGATTGGATAAATAAAACTTCAATATAA
- a CDS encoding FeoB-associated Cys-rich membrane protein, which yields MWQYVVIVVILISAIGYVLYRMWQSFRAASDPCHGCSGCALHDKLKEKQKIEGRRKPVCFK from the coding sequence ATGTGGCAATATGTTGTTATAGTTGTTATACTTATATCAGCTATAGGCTATGTGCTTTATCGTATGTGGCAATCGTTTCGTGCAGCAAGTGATCCGTGTCATGGGTGTTCTGGTTGTGCCCTTCATGATAAATTGAAAGAGAAGCAAAAGATAGAAGGTCGTAGGAAGCCAGTTTGTTTCAAATAA